A genomic stretch from Bacteroidales bacterium includes:
- a CDS encoding DUF4465 domain-containing protein, translating to MKHLYKTIICVTFALLLCSPLYAAKKSIVLDLTQPSNPTTFTYNDNGVWTETYNDVDYTYWESQIFMFSHLIDGPGSSWDGLAWDGFTVSKNASDASAEDLTSTQWGCMAKGGISAIDGENITIDANIPYIVGYYSLMSTQHNLSILFNDGNSYTPEGFYITNTPYVYYSTKDGYFVARAFTEEGDYLKLIAHGVKANGDETTTEIILAEYNDGTFSAIDEWTWFDLSTLGEVTEVYFTMESTDTDPTWGMNTPGYFCMDKFTVSTEVEDEEVEGIVLDLTQPTTPTEFTFNTTGEWAETYNDVDYTHWEAQVFRFSHLIGGEGTSYGGMAWNGFTVSQNASDASADYLLDTQWGCMAKGGISAVSGDEITVDAERPYIVANYSSWEAENSLSITFNDGNNYTPAGMYVTNSPYPYYTNIDGNDFANGLTNEGDWFKLIAHGVKEDNSETTAEFTLAEFKNGSLSQVTEWTWFDLTSLGSVKEVYFTMESTDAGQWGMNTPAYFCMDRITVKNPVPSGIEDSTIEDNNTTIYYAGNSIYVTASKTEVVKVYSVNGVEVLSQPVNEGTTTITTAPLPNGIYIAKVGTKAIKFSK from the coding sequence ATGAAACATCTTTACAAAACTATCATTTGTGTAACCTTTGCACTATTGTTATGCTCTCCGCTATATGCGGCAAAAAAGAGTATTGTATTAGACCTAACACAACCATCAAACCCCACAACATTCACATATAATGATAATGGTGTATGGACAGAGACCTACAACGATGTTGATTATACCTACTGGGAATCTCAAATCTTTATGTTCTCTCACCTAATTGACGGACCTGGCTCATCATGGGACGGCTTGGCTTGGGACGGATTTACAGTAAGTAAAAATGCAAGTGATGCCTCAGCCGAAGACCTTACCTCTACCCAATGGGGCTGTATGGCAAAAGGAGGAATATCGGCTATTGACGGAGAGAACATTACCATTGATGCCAATATCCCATATATTGTAGGATATTACAGCCTTATGTCAACACAACACAATCTCTCAATACTATTTAACGATGGCAATAGTTACACCCCTGAAGGATTCTATATAACAAATACCCCATACGTATATTATAGCACAAAAGATGGATATTTTGTAGCACGAGCATTCACCGAAGAGGGCGATTATCTTAAACTTATTGCACACGGAGTTAAAGCAAACGGAGATGAAACTACAACCGAAATAATCCTTGCCGAGTATAACGATGGAACATTCTCAGCAATTGATGAATGGACATGGTTTGACCTCTCAACATTAGGCGAAGTAACAGAGGTGTACTTCACAATGGAATCAACCGACACTGATCCAACATGGGGAATGAATACACCAGGATACTTCTGTATGGATAAATTTACCGTATCAACAGAAGTTGAAGACGAAGAGGTTGAAGGAATTGTATTAGACCTAACACAACCAACAACACCAACAGAATTTACATTCAATACAACAGGAGAGTGGGCAGAGACCTACAACGATGTTGATTACACACATTGGGAAGCACAAGTATTCCGATTCTCACACCTGATAGGTGGCGAAGGCACATCATACGGAGGAATGGCATGGAACGGATTTACAGTAAGCCAAAACGCAAGTGATGCCTCAGCCGATTACCTATTAGATACCCAATGGGGCTGTATGGCAAAAGGAGGAATATCAGCAGTAAGCGGAGATGAAATTACTGTTGATGCTGAACGCCCATACATAGTAGCAAATTATAGTTCATGGGAGGCAGAAAATAGCCTATCAATAACCTTCAACGATGGCAACAACTATACCCCAGCAGGAATGTACGTTACAAACTCGCCATACCCTTACTACACCAACATAGATGGTAACGACTTTGCAAACGGACTCACTAACGAAGGTGATTGGTTTAAACTAATAGCACACGGAGTAAAAGAGGATAACTCTGAAACAACAGCAGAGTTCACACTTGCCGAGTTCAAGAATGGCTCACTTTCACAAGTAACAGAGTGGACATGGTTTGACCTCACATCACTTGGCTCGGTTAAAGAGGTATATTTCACAATGGAATCAACCGACGCAGGACAATGGGGAATGAACACCCCCGCATACTTCTGTATGGATCGCATTACAGTAAAAAACCCAGTGCCAAGCGGAATAGAAGATTCCACAATAGAGGATAACAATACAACCATATACTACGCTGGTAACAGCATATATGTAACCGCATCAAAAACCGAAGTTGTAAAAGTATATTCAGTAAACGGAGTTGAGGTACTGTCACAACCCGTAAACGAAGGCACAACAACAATCACAACCGCCCCACTACCAAACGGAATATATATAGCAAAGGTTGGTACCAAAGCAATAAAGTTCTCAAAATAA
- a CDS encoding leucine-rich repeat protein yields MKSVRFEDGSSDVYLGVYYSYSISYSKGLFSSCPLEEVYIGRNIKYKDRDSSYPFASNPDKYGYSAFYNQPKLAKVTIGEGCTSLTDYLFYKNATITILSLPNVRTIGNSTFQECAKLATLNLGSSIETVGNSAFYNCSNITKLTFPNSIKDIGNSAFGNCTSITEVTVGSGLKTIGDNAFYNCRSFTAVILPDSLTTMGASAFESCTKLTIAKLGKSLTSVPAKAFKNCIALSEMVIPNTVEVIGDQAFYNDSTIATITMNEGLKTIGSEVFWNNSGIMRFTIPGTVTSMGTNCFYGCTNVTYLIFKEGEGTLNINNSNCRSSKIDALTTNTTYRDRKYDYFYDCPIRFLTIGKNLTYSGYSESVSIYNPETNRTETRASAPFVNHTNLRSVTIGSKVTFLYHHLLNGCSSLTKLTMPSGMESIHSYALANCTGITSLTFPNPLVLLGDHACENNTNLASVIFNEEQGNSLSLTIGGAALSNCPALTELIIPSKATSIGNYCFKNSPNIVNIRFTDSSKAISLGTGSASNNSMFGDCSLQSLYMGRNISYPTTGASYSPFYNQSYLTDVKFSQVGTITYCKDYLLYGVNNCETLLLPESITELGRYSFAEMTALKGIEIPSMVTHLKEGLLSGDENITSIVIHPAVVSMESYLFRNCKRLASVTFEDAPETLSVSWGASNSNYGLFRDCPIETLYLGRWLSYNTESPERSPFYSISTLKNLTFGENVGVVDKYMFSYCSGLEELYLPDNIGSVGLWGFRGCSSLKSVRFSNNLSQISDYAFSGCSSLDNVSFPASMTSVADNSFSNCTSLRNLDLGESLMIIGPSAFKNCSALEGIEIPETLYGLGVEAFANCTSLPSVTIKSISSVAKQAFQGCTGLKWVSLSDKTTSLGENSFDGCTNIAYVKSYAEFPPEGLVNFPEEVVANGTVFVPEYSIDYYQYSPTWENWYSFRPITEDVLVTSITLNHTESNIKAQESVELIASVGSDDAVNKEIIWRSSNESVATVNSDGVVEGVAVGEADITAIAADGSGVKAICKIIVDPTLMESISIDNGGVETIKKGRTLELSVAILPVTTTNPSVVWSSSNQEVATVSELGVVNAITAGDVIITATGTDGSGVETSFSLSVIPPTTGDSNDNDVVTITDAVNTANYAVGIETANFCFEAADVNKDNQITLSDASGTVAVVLEQSIVPSMLKKHNLYRNVSEMDCIVIDDFSITPEKTETVAVKLDNSVDYVALQADIVVPDDLLVEGVNIGSRAELSHKLTIKRLNNNTIRLALFALDNATFADNDEAIVELKIKGAANSIGDIEAHNIIAADAQANEYMLASVGGHYSDLTGLDNVNGVSDIVVTVDNNIINIENAQGENVTLYSPNGTPIANFVAQSAFESHSVVSGVYIVVVGDVVTKVIVK; encoded by the coding sequence TTGAAGTCTGTCCGTTTTGAAGATGGTTCATCTGATGTCTATTTAGGAGTGTATTATAGTTATTCTATTTCTTATTCTAAAGGTTTATTTAGCAGTTGTCCATTGGAAGAGGTTTACATTGGTAGAAATATTAAATACAAGGATCGTGATTCATCATATCCCTTTGCATCTAATCCTGATAAATATGGATATTCAGCTTTCTACAATCAACCTAAACTCGCAAAAGTAACAATAGGAGAAGGGTGTACATCTCTAACAGACTATTTATTCTATAAAAATGCTACTATAACGATACTCTCTTTACCAAATGTTAGGACAATAGGTAATTCTACCTTCCAAGAGTGTGCAAAATTAGCTACTCTTAATTTGGGATCAAGTATTGAAACGGTTGGAAACTCAGCCTTTTATAATTGCTCTAATATAACCAAACTTACATTCCCTAATTCAATAAAAGATATAGGAAATAGTGCTTTTGGTAATTGTACAAGTATAACTGAAGTTACAGTTGGAAGTGGCCTTAAAACAATAGGTGATAACGCTTTCTATAATTGTCGCTCCTTTACTGCTGTTATTTTACCTGATAGTTTGACAACAATGGGTGCCTCGGCTTTTGAGAGTTGTACTAAACTTACTATCGCTAAACTTGGAAAGTCATTGACGTCTGTTCCTGCTAAGGCATTTAAAAATTGTATTGCTTTATCAGAAATGGTAATCCCAAATACGGTTGAAGTGATAGGAGACCAAGCATTCTATAATGACTCTACTATTGCTACTATTACAATGAACGAGGGGTTGAAAACTATAGGCTCTGAGGTATTCTGGAATAACTCAGGTATAATGCGATTCACAATTCCAGGTACAGTTACCTCTATGGGAACTAACTGTTTTTATGGATGTACAAATGTTACATATTTAATATTTAAGGAGGGAGAGGGAACTCTTAATATTAATAATAGTAATTGTAGGAGTTCTAAAATTGATGCATTAACGACTAATACGACCTATAGAGATAGAAAATATGATTATTTCTATGATTGTCCTATTAGATTCTTGACCATTGGAAAGAATCTAACTTATTCAGGATACTCGGAATCTGTTTCAATATACAATCCAGAAACAAATAGAACTGAGACTCGTGCCAGCGCTCCTTTTGTAAATCACACAAATTTACGTTCTGTAACAATTGGTTCAAAAGTAACATTCCTTTATCATCATCTACTTAATGGATGTAGTAGCCTAACTAAATTAACAATGCCATCGGGTATGGAAAGTATACATAGTTACGCTCTTGCTAATTGTACAGGTATAACTTCATTGACATTCCCTAATCCATTGGTACTATTAGGTGACCATGCTTGTGAAAATAATACTAATTTAGCATCAGTCATATTTAATGAAGAACAAGGGAATTCATTAAGTTTAACTATTGGTGGAGCTGCGCTATCTAACTGCCCTGCATTGACAGAATTAATCATTCCAAGTAAAGCAACCTCGATAGGAAACTATTGTTTTAAAAATTCTCCAAATATTGTGAACATCAGATTTACTGATAGTTCAAAAGCCATTTCTTTGGGTACGGGATCGGCAAGTAATAATTCTATGTTTGGTGACTGTAGTTTACAGTCGTTGTATATGGGAAGAAATATATCATATCCCACAACAGGTGCAAGTTACTCTCCATTTTATAATCAATCATATTTGACCGATGTTAAATTTTCTCAGGTAGGAACTATTACATATTGTAAAGATTATCTTCTTTATGGAGTAAACAATTGTGAAACACTTCTACTCCCTGAAAGTATCACAGAATTAGGACGTTATTCTTTTGCTGAGATGACTGCTCTTAAAGGGATTGAGATACCATCTATGGTTACACATCTTAAAGAGGGGCTACTCTCAGGTGATGAAAATATTACATCTATTGTAATTCATCCTGCCGTTGTTTCGATGGAAAGTTATCTGTTTAGAAACTGTAAACGCCTTGCTTCAGTAACTTTTGAAGATGCTCCAGAAACTTTATCAGTATCATGGGGTGCTTCAAATAGTAATTATGGTCTTTTTAGAGATTGCCCAATTGAAACCTTATATTTGGGAAGATGGCTTTCATATAATACAGAAAGCCCAGAACGTTCTCCTTTTTATTCTATTTCAACACTTAAAAATCTTACTTTTGGAGAGAATGTGGGTGTGGTGGATAAATATATGTTCTCATATTGTTCTGGTCTTGAGGAGTTATATTTGCCCGATAATATTGGATCGGTAGGGTTATGGGGATTTAGAGGTTGTTCTTCTCTTAAATCGGTAAGATTTAGTAATAACCTTAGCCAAATTTCAGATTATGCTTTTTCTGGTTGTAGTTCACTTGACAATGTTTCATTCCCAGCAAGTATGACTTCAGTGGCAGATAATAGTTTCTCTAATTGTACTTCGTTGAGAAATCTTGATCTTGGAGAATCTTTAATGATTATAGGTCCCTCAGCATTTAAAAACTGCTCTGCTCTTGAGGGTATAGAGATTCCAGAGACTCTTTATGGTCTTGGTGTGGAAGCGTTTGCTAATTGTACCTCTTTGCCAAGTGTAACAATAAAGAGTATATCTTCGGTGGCTAAACAAGCCTTTCAAGGTTGTACTGGTTTGAAATGGGTATCGTTAAGTGATAAGACTACTTCTCTTGGAGAAAATTCTTTTGATGGTTGTACCAATATTGCTTATGTTAAATCATACGCTGAATTTCCTCCTGAAGGTTTGGTGAACTTCCCTGAAGAGGTTGTGGCTAACGGAACTGTGTTTGTTCCTGAATATTCAATTGATTATTATCAGTACTCTCCTACATGGGAGAATTGGTATAGTTTCAGACCTATCACTGAGGATGTACTTGTTACAAGTATTACTCTAAATCATACAGAATCAAATATAAAGGCGCAAGAGAGTGTTGAATTAATTGCTTCAGTGGGTTCTGATGATGCTGTTAATAAGGAGATTATATGGCGTAGTTCTAACGAGTCTGTTGCAACTGTTAACTCTGATGGTGTTGTTGAGGGTGTTGCTGTTGGTGAGGCAGACATTACCGCAATTGCTGCTGATGGTTCGGGAGTGAAAGCCATTTGCAAAATAATTGTTGATCCAACTTTGATGGAGTCAATATCTATTGATAATGGTGGTGTAGAGACTATTAAAAAAGGGCGTACATTGGAATTGTCAGTAGCCATTTTACCTGTTACAACTACTAATCCTTCTGTTGTATGGTCTTCTTCTAATCAAGAAGTGGCTACTGTTTCAGAGTTGGGCGTTGTTAATGCAATTACAGCAGGTGATGTTATTATAACTGCTACTGGAACAGATGGTTCAGGTGTTGAAACTTCGTTCTCTTTAAGTGTTATTCCTCCAACTACTGGCGACTCTAATGATAATGACGTTGTTACAATAACTGATGCTGTTAATACTGCAAACTATGCAGTTGGTATTGAAACTGCAAACTTCTGTTTTGAGGCTGCTGATGTGAATAAGGATAACCAAATTACATTGTCTGATGCATCGGGAACTGTTGCAGTAGTTCTTGAGCAAAGTATTGTTCCTTCAATGTTAAAGAAGCACAATCTGTATCGCAATGTATCTGAAATGGATTGTATTGTTATTGATGATTTCTCTATAACTCCCGAAAAGACAGAAACAGTTGCTGTTAAACTTGATAATTCTGTTGATTATGTTGCTTTGCAGGCAGATATTGTTGTTCCTGATGATTTACTTGTTGAAGGTGTAAATATAGGATCTCGTGCAGAGTTATCGCATAAATTAACTATCAAGCGATTAAATAATAATACTATCAGATTAGCACTATTTGCTCTTGATAATGCAACTTTTGCTGATAATGATGAGGCAATTGTAGAACTAAAGATTAAAGGGGCTGCTAACTCTATTGGAGATATTGAGGCTCATAATATTATTGCTGCCGATGCTCAAGCAAATGAATATATGCTTGCATCTGTTGGAGGTCATTACAGCGATTTAACAGGCTTAGATAATGTTAATGGGGTATCGGATATTGTTGTTACGGTTGATAACAATATTATTAATATTGAGAATGCTCAAGGTGAGAATGTTACTTTATATTCTCCAAACGGAACTCCTATTGCTAACTTTGTTGCGCAATCGGCGTTTGAGTCGCATAGCGTTGTAAGTGGTGTATATATTGTTGTTGTGGGTGATGTTGTAACTAAAGTAATTGTAAAATAA
- a CDS encoding Ig-like domain-containing protein, translated as MKIFIRHNIFILLTLLLGAVSEVFAGDRFYIDTKNIEPGETRNIEFVLENTQDFYGFQVDIELPDGLEFVKFNGKVKSSLSPRADDTYSIVSNLITEKSLRLGTFSVENNPFTGNNGDLLYVSVKAQENFTGGVISVTNVLFTNSLNKDVRLVDSFAELGYVYNNSFYIPDFNISAGETKTISMILDNETPFSAFQTDIYMPEGLNIVAESFELTSRASLQELPKYLVLASSGNESMGTVSATEGKVSKGSSVTLTATPAEGYEFKNWTVDGVVVSTQNPYNAVITDDTEFVATFQREKEQIVVQEVTTNFIAYQSYYVTNLIDGSYTTKFWSNASQDLGKYIMLDLGKVYNVEDIKLYFTDADQPTGATIETSVNATDDSWMTIATFTKSDILNVTEGSSIVNRYTCNAKGAEARYVRMRISTNEPEFWLQMTEFKVYGREFQGSAVEVNDDVAVANNSIGLFDVESSNIEVFSSSEENEQTPIVSDHTISVKSFTDGRIRIACFSPSNTIFVGDSGALLNFKVEATNVVSDSELIELKNQIFSTYDSKEYVLENSETSVTIERALVQSIILEYSSLDLIVDESRTIATSISPTYASNKELKWSSSDENVVTVSPFGVVTAVGIGSATVTATAVDGSGVNASCNVNVVKYPLSISISNESLQLNEGENYQLIAEILPIDATDKSVLWISSNENVVYVDQTGLIEAIAEGEAEIRVSSIANPLISDVCIVTVTNESGVESVNMDNSTIITRGNEIIVKGSQSATIYNINGTCIAHKIASDGEIRFFMLYAGVYIVNTGEYSLKVIIK; from the coding sequence ATGAAAATATTTATTAGACATAATATATTTATACTTTTGACACTACTCTTAGGAGCAGTGTCGGAAGTATTTGCCGGAGATCGTTTTTATATCGATACCAAAAATATTGAACCAGGTGAAACCAGAAATATTGAGTTCGTTCTTGAAAATACTCAGGATTTTTATGGCTTTCAGGTTGATATTGAACTACCAGATGGGTTGGAGTTTGTTAAATTTAATGGAAAGGTAAAATCTTCGCTTTCACCTCGTGCTGATGATACATATAGTATTGTTAGCAATTTAATTACTGAAAAGAGTCTTAGACTTGGAACTTTTTCGGTAGAGAATAATCCGTTTACCGGGAATAACGGAGATTTGCTATATGTCTCTGTTAAGGCTCAAGAGAATTTTACAGGTGGTGTAATTTCTGTAACTAATGTTCTTTTTACTAATTCATTAAATAAGGATGTAAGGTTAGTTGATTCTTTTGCAGAGCTTGGTTATGTTTATAATAATAGTTTTTATATTCCTGACTTTAATATATCGGCAGGTGAAACAAAAACTATATCAATGATTCTTGATAATGAGACTCCTTTTTCTGCATTTCAGACCGATATTTATATGCCAGAGGGTTTGAATATTGTTGCTGAATCTTTTGAGTTGACGTCACGCGCATCATTACAAGAATTGCCGAAATATTTAGTTCTTGCATCATCGGGAAATGAGTCAATGGGAACAGTGTCGGCTACGGAGGGTAAAGTCTCAAAAGGTAGTTCTGTTACCTTAACTGCAACTCCAGCGGAAGGGTATGAGTTTAAAAACTGGACTGTTGATGGTGTGGTTGTATCAACACAAAATCCTTACAATGCTGTAATAACTGATGATACAGAGTTTGTTGCAACTTTTCAAAGGGAAAAAGAACAAATTGTTGTTCAAGAGGTAACTACAAACTTTATAGCATATCAATCATACTATGTTACAAATCTTATTGATGGTAGTTATACTACAAAGTTCTGGTCTAACGCTTCTCAAGATCTGGGGAAATATATAATGTTAGACTTAGGCAAGGTTTACAATGTTGAAGATATTAAATTATATTTTACAGATGCTGATCAGCCAACTGGTGCAACGATTGAAACATCAGTGAATGCGACAGATGATTCATGGATGACTATTGCAACGTTTACTAAATCAGATATATTAAATGTAACAGAGGGTTCTTCAATCGTTAACCGTTATACCTGTAATGCAAAAGGTGCTGAGGCTCGATATGTTCGTATGAGAATTTCAACAAATGAACCTGAATTTTGGTTACAAATGACCGAATTTAAAGTTTATGGCAGAGAGTTTCAAGGAAGTGCAGTTGAGGTAAACGATGATGTAGCAGTTGCCAATAATTCAATTGGATTATTTGATGTTGAAAGTTCTAATATTGAGGTGTTCTCTTCATCGGAAGAGAATGAACAGACTCCTATTGTTTCTGACCATACAATTTCAGTGAAGAGTTTTACAGATGGAAGAATTCGTATAGCATGTTTCTCTCCTTCTAATACAATCTTTGTGGGGGATAGTGGGGCATTACTGAATTTTAAAGTTGAAGCAACAAATGTTGTATCGGATAGCGAGTTGATAGAATTGAAGAACCAGATATTCTCAACATACGATTCTAAAGAATATGTTCTTGAAAACTCTGAGACTTCGGTAACAATAGAAAGAGCTCTTGTTCAGAGTATTATTCTTGAGTATTCTTCTTTAGATTTAATAGTTGATGAGAGTAGGACTATTGCAACATCAATATCGCCAACGTATGCTTCTAATAAGGAGCTGAAATGGAGTAGTAGTGATGAGAATGTGGTAACTGTCTCTCCTTTTGGCGTAGTAACGGCTGTTGGTATAGGATCGGCTACTGTTACGGCTACTGCGGTTGATGGTTCAGGTGTAAATGCCTCTTGTAATGTAAATGTTGTTAAATATCCTTTATCAATCTCTATTAGCAATGAAAGTTTGCAACTCAACGAGGGAGAAAATTATCAACTTATAGCAGAGATACTGCCTATTGATGCAACTGATAAGAGTGTTTTGTGGATCTCTTCAAATGAGAACGTTGTGTATGTCGATCAGACTGGTCTTATTGAAGCTATCGCTGAGGGGGAGGCAGAGATTCGCGTTTCGAGTATTGCTAATCCTTTAATATCTGATGTTTGTATTGTTACAGTAACAAATGAGTCGGGAGTGGAGTCTGTAAATATGGATAATTCAACTATAATAACTCGTGGTAATGAGATTATAGTTAAAGGTTCTCAATCGGCTACTATTTACAATATTAACGGAACTTGTATTGCACATAAGATAGCCTCAGATGGTGAAATTAGATTCTTTATGCTATATGCGGGTGTTTATATAGTTAATACTGGGGAATATTCTTTAAAAGTAATTATTAAATAA